The following are from one region of the Vitis riparia cultivar Riparia Gloire de Montpellier isolate 1030 chromosome 14, EGFV_Vit.rip_1.0, whole genome shotgun sequence genome:
- the LOC117930513 gene encoding pentatricopeptide repeat-containing protein At3g57430, chloroplastic-like: MEERSLEDSWEEGFLQRTREREVEIKEALELFRKTPELENPLEVDEFAGGTIMEKFQQHTRALPINPKILGAGLEVGKGALHVFYALASTLEPSWAAAKHGRRATAASLPGKFAGQPMYGPRVAITLSRFSPDGLVSVIRDGLREIVVSALEQTTETPKLARTPTMVFQRMQQFGGVVPNNVALVGVLPSERNGLGLVLGNALADMYAKCGCITKFKRAFNKMHERDVISWSVIICGLAMYEHADETFRCFYEMLDYGVKPNDVVSRGLLTTCTHAGLVEKGLNCFNTMDKKYGVSPKVEHYECVVDHLSHVGELDKVEET, encoded by the exons ATGGAGGAGAGGAGCCTGGAGGATAGCTGGGAGGAGGGGTTTTTACAGAGaaccagagagagagaggtggag ATAAAGGAAGCCTTGGAGCTGTTTAGGAAGACGCCAGAACTGGAAAATCCACTAGAAGTTGATGAGTTTGCAG GTGGAACTATTATGGAGAAGTTCCAGCAGCATACTAGAGCTCTGCCCATCAACCCAAAAATACTTGGAGCAGGTCTTGAGGTTGGAAAAGGGGCTCTTCATGTCTTTTATGCCTTGGCAAGCACACTGGAACCTTCATGGGCAGCTGCAAAGCATGGCAGA AGAGCAACAGCTGCCTCATTGCCAGGAAAGTTTGCTGGGCAACCAATGTATGGGCCAAGAGTGGCCATAACTTTATCAAGGTTTTCTCCAGATGGCCTAGTATCAGTTATTAGGGATGGACTTAGAGAAATTGTTGTATCTGCTCTTGAACAGACAACTGAGACACCAAAACTTGCACGAACACCAACCATG GTGTTCCAGAGGATGCAACAATTCGGTGGTGTGGTGCCAAATAATGTTGCCCTTGTTGGTGTGTTGCCG TCGGAGAGGAATGGCCTTGGGCTTGTTCTTGGGAATGCACTAGCAGATATGTATGCAAAGTGTGGATGTATAACGAAGTTTAAAAGGGCATTCAATAAGATGCATGAGAGAGATGTGATCTCATGGAGTGTAATCATATGTGGATTGGCCATGTACGAACATGCAGATGAAACTTTTAGATGCTTTTATGAAATGCTCGACTATGGAGTAAAGCCTAATGATGTTGTTTCTAGGGGATTGTTAACAACATGTACTCATGCAGGGTTGGTCGAGAAGGGGCTCAATTGTTTCAATACTATGGATAAGAAGTATGGAGTCAGCCCTAAGGTTGAACATTATGAGTGTGTGGTTGATCATCTCAGCCATGTTGGGGAACTTGACAAAGTAGAGGAAACATGA